In one Puniceicoccus vermicola genomic region, the following are encoded:
- a CDS encoding COX15/CtaA family protein — protein sequence MQNPPSQSSPGSQYSLLLFLLTLGALVWAGVLLFAGGFTTSIGAGMAFLDWPLSNGSLNPEGWTDNADQMAEHSHRLAGMIIGLLSITLAIAYNRIEKRIWVRRLAYFLLFLVVFQGLLGGLRVRLDHLNTGSDHNLTARSFAIAHAMGAQGVVLTLTSLAVLSAPQWSTSLAAGTGRFLRTFGIATLLLLAVAILIGAVMRHNGAALAIPTFPAASPDGSWIPSSDLFVVWVHFLHRTLGMLGGIGILIYALLSFSKKVWHPYATQFAIAAVLLTCLQIWLGWLILQTARNPHVATLHMLNGAVLLATLWSSILWSTRSRRQES from the coding sequence ATGCAGAATCCCCCTTCCCAAAGTTCGCCAGGATCCCAATATTCCCTCCTCCTTTTTCTCCTGACGCTCGGCGCTTTGGTCTGGGCGGGAGTACTTCTCTTTGCGGGCGGATTCACCACCAGCATTGGAGCGGGAATGGCGTTTCTGGATTGGCCCCTTTCCAACGGGTCCCTTAACCCAGAGGGATGGACCGACAATGCGGACCAAATGGCGGAACATAGCCACCGCCTAGCGGGCATGATCATCGGCCTCCTATCGATCACCCTCGCCATTGCTTACAACCGTATCGAGAAACGTATCTGGGTCCGCCGCCTCGCCTACTTTCTCCTCTTTCTGGTCGTCTTTCAAGGGCTGTTGGGTGGACTGCGCGTCCGCCTCGATCACTTGAACACCGGTAGCGACCACAATCTCACCGCCCGCTCGTTTGCCATCGCCCATGCGATGGGCGCTCAAGGAGTCGTCCTCACCCTGACCTCGCTCGCCGTCCTCTCGGCACCACAGTGGTCCACCTCTCTCGCCGCGGGGACAGGTCGTTTCCTGCGCACCTTTGGTATCGCTACGCTCCTCCTCCTGGCCGTGGCCATCCTCATTGGAGCAGTCATGCGACACAACGGAGCGGCCTTGGCGATTCCCACCTTTCCCGCTGCGTCCCCCGACGGATCATGGATACCCTCTAGCGATCTCTTTGTAGTATGGGTTCACTTCCTCCACCGCACCCTGGGAATGTTGGGAGGAATCGGGATCCTAATCTACGCTCTCCTCAGCTTCTCCAAGAAGGTCTGGCACCCTTATGCGACTCAATTCGCCATCGCCGCCGTCCTCCTCACCTGCCTCCAGATTTGGCTCGGTTGGCTGATTCTGCAAACGGCCCGCAATCCTCACGTTGCCACCCTCCATATGCTCAATGGCGCCGTTCTTCTCGCAACCCTCTGGTCCTCGATTCTGTGGTCGACTCGGAGCCGCAGACAGGAATCATAA
- a CDS encoding transposase encodes MSRTVNGEALFGDREREVLRKMIWQVAEFSGVRVVTYAVMKNHFHILVEVPPTGTEVSDAELVRRYRKLYPKPTPWNPMPAEVLEGHLKDNFLDGRELRKELTRRMHDVSEFMRTLKLRFTLWFNRSRDRFGPLWSARFKSVLVEGDRWALRTVAAYIDLNAVRAGLVSDPKDYRFCGYAEALGGGRLARAGLSVVDKDLAGYRQTLYGAGDGEKEGKVSISHEEAVRVLQEEKGKLPLSVVLRCRVRYFSDGMVLGSEDFVNKFLEGELDGKRARRPHPLRGSDWKGLAVGTGLRMKIFE; translated from the coding sequence ATGAGCCGGACAGTGAATGGGGAGGCTCTCTTTGGCGACCGGGAGAGGGAGGTTTTGCGGAAGATGATTTGGCAGGTAGCTGAGTTTTCCGGGGTTCGGGTGGTTACTTATGCGGTGATGAAGAACCATTTCCATATTTTGGTGGAGGTGCCACCGACAGGGACGGAGGTTTCGGATGCGGAGTTGGTTCGTCGGTATCGGAAGCTGTATCCTAAGCCTACGCCTTGGAACCCGATGCCTGCGGAGGTTTTGGAGGGGCATTTGAAGGATAACTTCCTTGATGGGAGAGAGTTGCGGAAGGAGCTTACCCGCCGCATGCATGATGTTTCGGAGTTTATGCGGACTCTAAAGCTTCGTTTTACGCTTTGGTTCAATCGATCACGTGATCGGTTTGGTCCGCTTTGGTCGGCTCGGTTTAAGAGTGTTTTGGTAGAAGGGGATCGTTGGGCGCTACGGACTGTGGCGGCCTATATTGACCTCAATGCGGTTCGGGCGGGGCTGGTTTCGGATCCTAAGGATTATCGGTTTTGCGGGTATGCGGAGGCTCTTGGGGGCGGCCGACTGGCTCGGGCCGGGCTTTCGGTTGTCGATAAGGATCTGGCTGGGTATCGGCAGACTTTGTATGGGGCTGGCGATGGAGAGAAAGAGGGGAAAGTGTCCATTTCTCACGAAGAAGCGGTGCGGGTTTTGCAGGAGGAGAAGGGGAAGTTGCCCTTGTCGGTCGTTTTGCGGTGCCGGGTTCGCTATTTTTCGGACGGGATGGTGCTGGGATCGGAAGATTTTGTGAACAAGTTCCTAGAGGGCGAACTGGATGGGAAGCGGGCGCGAAGACCTCATCCTCTGCGTGGGAGTGACTGGAAGGGGCTTGCCGTGGGGACTGGGCTGCGGATGAAGATCTTTGAGTAG
- a CDS encoding glycosyltransferase family 2 protein, giving the protein MGISIVIPFYNEEESARVVIEEILSLYPHEEIIAVDDGSTDQTRNIISQFEGVRTVYFEKNQGQSASILAGLSRATKSLCVLLDGDGQNDPADIQNLVRHFHQTQADVVCGYRASRQDNWSRRASSKIANKVRRMIVRDGVRDTGCSLKVFRREAIGCLVPFNGMHRFLPAFFRASGFRIEEVRVNHRPRSLGTSKYTNWERGLRGIYDLIGVRWYLRRHVRPELSNEIHHERNPF; this is encoded by the coding sequence TTGGGGATTTCCATCGTCATCCCCTTCTACAATGAAGAAGAATCGGCCCGCGTGGTGATTGAAGAAATACTCTCTCTTTATCCCCACGAAGAAATCATCGCTGTCGATGACGGGAGCACCGATCAAACTCGCAATATCATCTCTCAATTCGAAGGAGTTCGCACTGTCTACTTTGAGAAAAACCAAGGGCAGAGCGCATCCATTCTCGCCGGCCTGTCACGGGCGACCAAATCATTGTGCGTGCTTCTTGACGGAGACGGCCAGAACGATCCCGCGGACATCCAGAACCTCGTTCGGCATTTCCACCAGACGCAAGCTGATGTGGTTTGCGGATACCGGGCGAGCCGCCAAGACAACTGGAGTCGGCGAGCCTCTTCGAAAATCGCCAACAAAGTGCGCCGCATGATTGTTCGGGATGGAGTTCGCGACACAGGATGCTCCCTCAAAGTCTTCCGGCGAGAAGCCATCGGGTGCCTCGTTCCTTTCAATGGAATGCATCGATTTCTGCCGGCCTTTTTCCGGGCCTCTGGATTCCGGATTGAAGAAGTTCGGGTGAATCATAGGCCCCGTTCACTCGGAACCTCCAAATACACAAATTGGGAACGAGGTCTTCGGGGAATCTACGACCTCATTGGAGTCCGCTGGTATTTGCGCCGCCACGTCCGGCCTGAACTTTCAAACGAAATTCATCATGAACGAAATCCTTTTTAG
- a CDS encoding lipid-A-disaccharide synthase N-terminal domain-containing protein, giving the protein MNEILFSFSLFDADIVVTPWKIIGYVGVLCFGSRWIIQLVASHKSQRPTFPLLFWMLSLTGSILLLSYFTFGKNDSVGVLSNLMPAGVAGYNLILHIKDKRNPLSPPTLQSKG; this is encoded by the coding sequence ATGAACGAAATCCTTTTTAGTTTCTCTCTATTTGATGCAGACATCGTCGTCACTCCGTGGAAGATCATCGGTTACGTCGGAGTTCTCTGTTTCGGCAGTCGCTGGATCATCCAACTCGTGGCTTCCCACAAGAGCCAGAGACCCACGTTCCCCCTACTGTTCTGGATGCTCAGCCTCACTGGCAGCATCCTCCTCCTCTCTTATTTCACCTTTGGGAAAAACGATTCCGTGGGCGTATTGTCCAACCTGATGCCTGCCGGAGTAGCTGGGTACAACCTGATCCTTCACATCAAGGACAAACGGAATCCACTTTCTCCCCCGACACTCCAGTCTAAGGGCTAA
- a CDS encoding DUF420 domain-containing protein — MEFSLPALNAALNGSAAICLTAGFAFIRKGNQRAHRNLMVTALIFSAVFLFFYVLDKYLKGGVHTEFGGEGYWRPIYYVMLITHVILAMVILPLIFRTLYLAIKGRFDAHRKWARVTYPIWYYVSVTGVLIYFFLYQWF; from the coding sequence ATGGAATTTTCCCTTCCCGCTCTCAATGCCGCCCTGAACGGATCCGCCGCGATATGCCTCACAGCAGGATTCGCCTTCATCCGGAAAGGTAACCAAAGGGCCCATCGGAACCTGATGGTCACGGCTCTGATTTTTAGCGCCGTCTTCCTTTTCTTTTACGTTCTCGACAAATATCTGAAAGGAGGAGTTCACACCGAATTTGGCGGCGAAGGATATTGGAGACCCATCTACTACGTCATGCTGATCACTCACGTGATCTTGGCGATGGTCATACTCCCGTTGATCTTCCGCACCCTCTATCTCGCGATAAAAGGACGATTCGACGCGCACCGCAAATGGGCCCGAGTCACCTATCCCATCTGGTACTATGTCTCCGTGACCGGAGTCCTAATCTACTTCTTCCTCTATCAGTGGTTCTAG
- a CDS encoding methyltransferase family protein: MSSQSRLSPLELLRKSVSQAVALLVILFALTMVPRTLGSPLGEGLEFCGYFLLVLAAVGRIWCSIYISGRKNRELCVEGPYSLCRNPLYFFSFLGVAGFGFALQSGLLALGCSSLFLAFYAFVIRKEEVRLSQIFGADFEKYVANTPRFFPHFKGYSRVESLVIEPRVVERSLSEVVWFLFAIIAIDLIEAIHESGNMVLGYLYF; encoded by the coding sequence ATGAGTTCACAAAGCCGCCTTTCTCCCTTGGAGCTTCTCAGGAAATCCGTTTCTCAAGCAGTTGCTCTGTTGGTAATTCTTTTCGCCCTGACGATGGTTCCGCGAACCTTGGGGAGTCCGTTAGGCGAGGGATTGGAGTTCTGTGGATACTTTTTGCTGGTTCTGGCAGCGGTGGGGCGAATTTGGTGTAGTATTTACATCTCCGGTCGGAAGAACCGGGAGCTTTGTGTCGAGGGGCCCTATTCCTTGTGCAGGAATCCTCTTTATTTCTTTTCCTTTCTCGGGGTGGCGGGTTTCGGATTTGCGCTTCAGTCGGGTCTCTTGGCCCTCGGGTGTTCGTCGCTCTTCCTCGCTTTTTATGCCTTTGTCATCCGGAAAGAAGAGGTTCGTTTATCGCAGATATTTGGAGCCGATTTTGAGAAATACGTGGCGAATACGCCGCGGTTTTTTCCGCACTTCAAGGGATATTCCCGAGTTGAGTCCCTGGTGATCGAGCCACGTGTGGTCGAAAGATCTTTATCTGAGGTTGTTTGGTTTCTTTTCGCGATTATTGCGATCGACTTGATCGAGGCGATTCACGAATCAGGCAACATGGTTCTGGGCTATCTCTATTTCTGA
- the cyoE gene encoding heme o synthase — MPTETNSQGPADTDADTSGECRAGWGVFLDLTKPRLAFLSTLTGLAGYLAAPDNFQWLPFLAIGVSIFLSAAGALALNQVIERNVDGKMDRTKDRPLPAGLIATRSASIFGIITAAIGCGIAFLFLPLSAASLILATVLIYVLLYTPMKRRTHWCTHIGAIPGALPPLIGWSAATGHIGGLGIWLFLILVLWQMPHFFAIAWLCREDYARGGLQMLSVTRPKGSRLVFENFLYLGLLFPVCLAPVFRGEAGWIYGASSLLLNGIFLFEGIRFAKTVRTGGSTGNRLFLFSLLYLPLLLIVLLFDRTYS; from the coding sequence ATGCCCACCGAAACCAACAGTCAAGGACCCGCGGATACCGACGCCGATACCTCCGGCGAGTGTCGTGCGGGATGGGGGGTGTTCCTGGACCTGACCAAACCCAGACTGGCCTTTCTTTCAACCTTGACCGGTCTAGCCGGATACCTCGCCGCCCCCGACAATTTCCAATGGCTCCCCTTTCTCGCCATCGGAGTTTCCATCTTTCTCTCGGCTGCCGGAGCCCTCGCCCTCAACCAAGTGATCGAGCGGAACGTTGATGGCAAAATGGACCGCACCAAGGATCGCCCGCTCCCCGCCGGACTCATTGCCACCCGTTCGGCTTCGATCTTTGGAATCATCACAGCTGCAATCGGTTGTGGCATCGCCTTCCTGTTCCTCCCCCTCTCCGCCGCCAGCCTCATCCTCGCCACCGTATTAATCTACGTCCTCCTCTATACTCCGATGAAACGTCGCACCCATTGGTGCACTCACATCGGGGCCATTCCTGGCGCTCTTCCTCCTTTGATCGGTTGGTCAGCCGCAACCGGGCACATCGGCGGACTCGGGATTTGGCTCTTCCTGATTCTCGTTCTCTGGCAGATGCCTCACTTCTTCGCCATCGCTTGGCTCTGCCGGGAAGACTACGCCCGCGGAGGCCTACAAATGCTTTCCGTCACCCGTCCTAAAGGCTCACGCCTAGTCTTTGAAAATTTTCTCTATCTGGGACTCCTCTTTCCCGTTTGCCTCGCTCCTGTATTCCGTGGCGAAGCGGGATGGATCTATGGAGCTTCCTCACTCCTGCTTAACGGAATTTTCCTCTTCGAAGGCATCCGCTTTGCCAAGACCGTTCGCACGGGAGGCTCGACGGGCAATCGACTCTTTCTCTTCAGCCTCCTATACCTCCCTCTTCTCCTCATCGTCCTTCTTTTCGATCGGACTTATTCCTGA